The DNA region TCGGCCAGGATCAGCGCCCAATAGACCTTGTATTTCGATCCCGGCGTGTAGACCGCGGCGATGCCCATGCGGGTCGCGCCCTTGAGCAGCATGTTGGCGCGGTGCGGCGGTGAATCGCGCCAGCCGGAGAACGCTTCCGCCAAGGTATGATAACCGGCGCTGATGTTCTCCGCCGCGGTCTTGGCGTCGTATCCCGATGCCTTGAGCCGCACATTGAACGGCTTGCCGGCGGCATGGTCGAGCTTGTCACGCTTGGCCATGACCTCGGCCTGGGCCTGCGCCAGGCGGGTGAGTTCGGGATCGAGCGTCACGGCCGGAAGACTATTGTTGGCGCGGTAGCCAGAGATCATCGAGGCAGCGGCCGCGTCGTCGAGCTGCGCGCCTGGCTGCGCCAGGTTCCGATAGAAGCTCGGCTCGGCCTTCGGCGCGTAATTGTCATTGCCGGCGCAGGCGGCAAGACCGCCCAGCACCGCAAAGGCCAGGAACAAACGAGCAAGCTTCATCGGCTGAAAACTCCCCAGGGTCGAGGGCGGTACAAAGGCGCACGACCATGGCCGAACGGTGGTGAAGAAACCGCTATTTGCGCCGCACGACCCGGCCTTTGGACGGCTCACCGCCGACGCACGCCGTTCCCCTCTTCTGACACCGGCTGACAAATAAGAACGATGCGTTGTCGACCGAGGAGGCGCCGATGCAGGACGCCCCCCGCGGCATAACTCCCCGGCGCCACGCGCGCCGCTCCCGGCAAGTATTCAGCAGACGGAGCGCGCCGGGGTAAGAGAGCAAGCCCCTACTTCGTCGCCTGCAGCGCCTTCCACACGCGATCCGACGTCGCCGGCATGTCGAGGTTCGCCCCCTCCGGCAGAGCGTTTAGGATGGCATTCATCAGCGCCGGCGGCGCCGCGGTAGTGCCGGCTTCGCCCGTGCCCTTGGTGCCGAGCGGATTGGTCTTGCAGGCGATGGCAAAGTGTTCGACCGCGACTGCCGGCATGGTGTCGGCGCGCGGCATGCCGTAATCCATGAACGACGCCGAGACGAGCTGGCCGCTGTCGTCATAGACCGTGTTCTCGGTGAGCGCCTGGCCGAGCCCTTGCGCGACGCCACCATGCACCTGGCCTTCGACGATGGTTTCGTCGAGCACGTTGCCGCAGTCGCCGACCGCGACATAGTTGACGATCGCGAGCGCGCCGGTCTCGGTATCGATCTCGACCTCGGCAACGTGGCAGCCGTTGGGGAACGACGGCGGCACCTTGATGCTGCCGGTCGTGTCGAGGCTCTCGGGGATGACGCCCTGACGCGCCAATTCCGACGCGCGCTCCGCCACCTCGAACAGGCTCACCTCACGGTTCTTCACCGCGAACTTGCCGTCCTTGTAAGCAACTTCGTTCTCCTCGGCCTGCAGCAGCATCGCCGCGACACGCTTGCCCT from Pseudolabrys taiwanensis includes:
- a CDS encoding CAP domain-containing protein, with translation MKLARLFLAFAVLGGLAACAGNDNYAPKAEPSFYRNLAQPGAQLDDAAAASMISGYRANNSLPAVTLDPELTRLAQAQAEVMAKRDKLDHAAGKPFNVRLKASGYDAKTAAENISAGYHTLAEAFSGWRDSPPHRANMLLKGATRMGIAAVYTPGSKYKVYWALILAEPDDKKN